A genomic segment from Bradyrhizobium sp. ISRA430 encodes:
- a CDS encoding NEL-type E3 ubiquitin ligase domain-containing protein, producing MREQYFGLASGANASCEDRITLVWNGMQTARLNADVEDGFYDGRLGELLQHGRVMFRLEALEGIARERGNSLRRADPDADVDEIEVYLAYQTQLREPLELRHIAPDMRFMNVSHVTKDDVASAEASVRNQQAVEFPDYLATRWQPWESVTRRIAPEDYAAMQEWLVDAMGEESQTRLNLRLAQQGLTGDADTDAERVPRSRNEIAREIECAVMHQVLGKLGLDL from the coding sequence GTGCGCGAGCAATATTTCGGGTTGGCTTCGGGAGCGAACGCGAGCTGCGAAGATCGCATTACTTTGGTCTGGAACGGCATGCAGACCGCACGCCTAAACGCTGATGTCGAGGACGGCTTCTATGACGGGCGACTGGGCGAACTGCTCCAGCACGGCCGCGTCATGTTTCGCTTGGAAGCGCTGGAGGGGATCGCGCGCGAGAGGGGCAACTCGCTTCGTCGTGCCGATCCCGACGCGGACGTCGATGAAATCGAAGTCTACCTTGCCTACCAGACCCAGCTGCGCGAGCCGCTCGAGCTGCGGCACATCGCTCCGGACATGCGGTTCATGAATGTCTCTCACGTGACCAAGGACGATGTGGCCAGCGCTGAGGCATCGGTGCGGAATCAGCAAGCGGTGGAATTTCCGGACTATCTGGCAACGCGCTGGCAACCGTGGGAAAGCGTGACGAGGCGCATCGCGCCCGAAGATTATGCTGCCATGCAGGAGTGGCTCGTCGACGCGATGGGCGAAGAGTCTCAAACCCGTCTGAATCTCCGACTGGCCCAGCAAGGTTTGACAGGCGACGCCGATACCGATGCCGAGCGGGTGCCCAGATCTCGAAACGAGATCGCCCGCGAGATCGAATGCGCGGTCATGCACCAGGTGCTCGGGAAACTCGGCCTTGATCTATGA
- a CDS encoding pitrilysin family protein produces MLASPNSLGATRTLARTRIKRLVSSCGIEAWFVQDSTVPLIAMEFAFTGGATQDPAQKPGVSHMVAGLLKEGSAGLDFKTFHERLDHRAIDLHFQSTHDHFRGSLRTLEDSADEAFDLLRMALTSPRFDAADVERIRATVLARLRHDSTDPSSLAHHKFLEVAFSDHAYARPAGGSLESVPKIEVADLKGYVRRVIAKDTLTIAVVGDVDPGVLCKLLDKTFGNLPTKAEATPVPEVVAAKPPQRVFIPLDVPQTVVTFGGPAVRRSEPDFMAAYVVNHILGGAGLTSRLFREVREKRGLAYSVRENLVWLDHSAVFLGNSGTCADRAHQTVEEIEKQVRHIAEEGPTQQELNDAKSYLKGSQMLALNTSSKLARTLLQHQLDKLPMDYFEKHDAVIDAVTLEDAKRAAQRLWGEGLLTIIVGRSPKDAAQPTTMPSATTPPPGAQQPDAAPTAPPN; encoded by the coding sequence ATGCTCGCTTCGCCAAATTCGCTCGGCGCCACGAGGACGCTTGCCCGGACCAGGATCAAGCGCCTGGTTTCGTCTTGCGGTATAGAAGCCTGGTTCGTACAGGATTCCACTGTCCCGTTGATCGCGATGGAATTTGCCTTCACCGGCGGCGCGACTCAGGACCCCGCTCAAAAACCTGGCGTAAGCCACATGGTTGCTGGCCTGCTCAAGGAAGGTTCCGCCGGGCTTGACTTCAAGACCTTTCATGAGCGGCTCGACCATCGTGCCATTGATCTGCATTTTCAGTCGACCCATGATCACTTCCGCGGTTCCTTGCGCACGCTCGAGGACAGCGCAGACGAAGCCTTCGACCTTTTACGGATGGCGCTAACCTCGCCCCGTTTCGATGCGGCCGATGTCGAACGGATCCGTGCCACTGTGCTTGCGCGCCTTCGGCACGACTCGACCGACCCTTCGTCTCTGGCCCATCACAAGTTCCTCGAAGTCGCCTTTAGCGATCATGCTTATGCTCGCCCAGCCGGCGGCTCGCTGGAAAGCGTGCCGAAAATCGAGGTCGCGGATCTCAAGGGCTATGTCCGACGCGTGATCGCAAAAGACACGCTCACAATCGCGGTGGTCGGCGACGTCGATCCAGGGGTCCTCTGCAAACTGCTCGACAAGACCTTTGGCAACCTGCCGACCAAGGCGGAAGCGACGCCGGTTCCCGAAGTCGTCGCAGCAAAGCCGCCGCAGCGAGTCTTTATTCCGCTCGACGTGCCGCAGACAGTTGTGACTTTTGGCGGTCCAGCCGTCCGTCGCAGCGAGCCCGATTTCATGGCCGCCTATGTCGTCAACCACATCCTCGGCGGCGCCGGCCTGACGTCGCGCCTGTTCCGCGAAGTCCGCGAGAAGCGCGGACTGGCCTATTCGGTTCGTGAGAACCTGGTCTGGTTGGATCATTCAGCCGTGTTTCTCGGCAATAGCGGCACCTGCGCCGATCGTGCCCACCAAACGGTCGAAGAAATCGAGAAGCAGGTCCGCCACATCGCCGAGGAAGGACCGACTCAGCAGGAACTCAATGATGCAAAGTCCTACCTGAAGGGCTCGCAAATGCTGGCTCTCAACACATCATCAAAGCTTGCGCGAACGCTGTTGCAGCATCAGCTTGACAAGCTGCCCATGGACTATTTCGAAAAGCACGACGCCGTGATCGATGCTGTGACGTTGGAGGACGCCAAGAGAGCAGCGCAGCGGCTGTGGGGCGAGGGTCTGCTCACAATTATCGTCGGCCGCTCCCCAAAGGACGCAGCGCAGCCGACCACCATGCCGTCGGCGACCACACCCCCGCCAGGCGCCCAGCAGCCAGACGCCGCCCCGACGGCGCCACCGAATTGA
- a CDS encoding pitrilysin family protein has product MDDSTDLYLPEGESVFADTVRSDRPASFTLQNGLQVVVIPDHRTPVVTQMIWYKVGSADEPPGKSGLAHFLEHLMFKGTSKHPANEFSKAVLRAGGNQNAFTGLDYTSYFQHVRREHLGKMMEFEADRMTGLILKDEDVLCERDVVLEEFNMSVANNPGERLAEQMMAALYLNHPYGRPIIGWRQEIEKLTREDALTFYKRFYAPNNAILIVAGDVAPKEIRSMVTDTFGGIPAQASIPVERLRPQEPTPAAPRTVTLADARVEQPALHRYYLVPSARTAAAGEGPVLDVLEQLMGGGVNSYLYRSLVVEKQLAVTAGATYHSAALDPSLFAISAVPKPGVKLSQIERSIDEVIADIAGNPASTEDLERVKTRLIARVTYAQDNQEMLARWYGRGLTTGLCIDDIRGWPDGIRAVGAQQVHEVVRKWLDKKRSVTGYLIKDSTPKHGEKL; this is encoded by the coding sequence ATGGATGATAGCACTGACTTATATCTTCCTGAAGGGGAGAGCGTCTTTGCCGACACGGTCAGATCGGATCGACCAGCTAGCTTCACGCTTCAGAACGGCCTCCAGGTGGTCGTGATCCCGGATCATCGCACACCCGTTGTGACTCAGATGATCTGGTATAAGGTCGGTTCCGCCGACGAGCCGCCTGGCAAATCGGGGCTTGCGCATTTCCTCGAACACCTGATGTTCAAGGGCACCTCGAAACATCCGGCGAATGAATTCTCCAAGGCCGTCCTGCGCGCCGGCGGAAATCAGAACGCCTTCACCGGGCTCGACTACACCAGCTACTTCCAGCACGTGCGGCGCGAGCACCTCGGCAAGATGATGGAATTTGAAGCCGACCGCATGACCGGTCTCATTCTCAAAGATGAGGACGTGCTTTGCGAGCGCGACGTCGTGCTGGAGGAATTCAATATGAGCGTCGCCAACAATCCAGGTGAACGTCTCGCCGAGCAGATGATGGCGGCGCTTTACCTCAACCACCCCTACGGTCGCCCCATTATCGGGTGGCGCCAGGAAATCGAAAAGCTTACCCGAGAGGACGCGCTTACCTTCTACAAGCGCTTCTATGCACCGAACAACGCGATCCTGATTGTCGCCGGCGACGTCGCCCCCAAGGAAATCCGCTCGATGGTGACGGACACATTTGGCGGCATCCCCGCGCAAGCATCGATTCCCGTGGAACGCCTGCGGCCGCAGGAGCCGACGCCGGCCGCGCCGCGCACAGTGACGTTGGCCGATGCCCGCGTCGAGCAGCCCGCCCTGCACCGCTATTATCTTGTACCATCGGCTCGCACCGCGGCCGCCGGCGAGGGTCCAGTGCTTGACGTGCTCGAGCAGTTGATGGGCGGCGGCGTCAACTCATATCTCTATCGCTCGCTGGTGGTCGAAAAGCAGCTCGCGGTCACTGCCGGAGCGACCTACCACTCTGCCGCGCTCGATCCCTCGCTATTCGCGATTTCTGCCGTACCAAAACCCGGCGTCAAACTCAGCCAGATCGAGCGCTCCATCGACGAGGTAATAGCGGACATTGCGGGTAATCCCGCGAGCACCGAAGATCTCGAGAGGGTCAAGACGCGGCTGATCGCGCGGGTAACCTACGCCCAGGACAATCAGGAAATGCTCGCGCGCTGGTATGGCCGCGGCCTGACAACGGGATTATGCATCGACGATATTCGGGGCTGGCCGGACGGTATCCGCGCGGTCGGTGCACAGCAGGTGCACGAGGTCGTGCGGAAATGGCTCGACAAGAAACGGTCTGTGACCGGCTATCTGATCAAAGATTCCACCCCAAAACACGGGGAGAAGCTCTAA